The following are encoded in a window of Narcine bancroftii isolate sNarBan1 chromosome 2, sNarBan1.hap1, whole genome shotgun sequence genomic DNA:
- the tmem82 gene encoding transmembrane protein 82 isoform X2: MWGLFRRCIPTFGWIFPGSSPIDSFLQGVIAACAISILNHLLWIYFHIQSLNDPDHGGLTATKFHLLQPILHSLHLSVLTGLFSSVGTRVASLVVLEFSLRTISMLISNNHPKPNKQIFFLCQFSLGCGMTASLSYLNEGAPHSTLSLGLSTALAGLIMWYMWKLSKHISLMYELHSKERYCGICIFFLTNWYNIPKLLCNALKVVFIVADVAAIFLINKDFITTSEALRFWTPLTICYTLLVIYMQEEQRENASEQTTYQTVAVRMGGLLVLTLTVGRWMDVVHVLLSLFGEMWCLIQAGSMMEFCRELVPCHSPWTIMSLHPSQSLTLRIGVVGSPVLLR; this comes from the exons ATGTGGGGCCTTTTCCGACGGTGCATTCCCACTTTTGGATGGATTTTCCCGGGATCCAGTCCCATCGACAGCTTTCTTCAGG GTGTGATTGCGGCTTGCGCCATCTCCATTCTCAATCACTTGCTGTGGATCTACTTTCACATCCAAAGTCTGAA TGATCCTGACCATGGTGGCCTCACCGCTACAAAATTTCATTTGCTCCAACCAATCCTGCATTCTCTGCACCTCTCTGTCCTGACCGGCCTATTCTCCTCTGTGGGAACGAGAGTGGCTTCTCTGGTGGTCTTGGAATTCTCACTTCGAACAATTTCCATGTTGATTTCTAATAATCAT CCCAAGCCCAATAAACAGATCTTCTTCCTGTGCCAGTTCTCTCTGGGGTGTGGTATGACTGCTAGCCTCAGCTACCTGAATGAAGGAGCTCCTCACTCCACATTAAGCCTGGGACTGAGCACTGCTCTGGCTGGCCTCATTATGTGGTACATGTGGAAACTCTCCAAGCACATCAGCCTCATGTATGAATTACACAGCAAGGAACGGTACTGTGGGATATGCATCTTCTTCCTGACCAACTGGTATAACATTCCCAAGCTGCTGTGCAATGCCTTGAAAGTTGTGTTCATCGTGGCAGATGTGGCAGCCATCTTTCTCATCAACAAAGACTTCATCACTACCTCAGAGGCACTAAGGTTCTGGACACCACTGACCATCTGTTACACGTTGCTGGTGATTTACATGCAAG AAGAGCAGAGGGAGAATGCAAGTGAGCAGACGACTTACCAGACGGTAGCTGTGAGGATGGGAGGGCTACTGGTGCTGACTTTGACAGTGGGCAGGTGGATGGATGTGGTCCATGTGCTGTTATCCCTTTTTGGAGAAATGTGGTGCCTGATCCAAGCAGGATCAATGATGGAGTTCTGCAGAGAACTG
- the tmem82 gene encoding transmembrane protein 82 isoform X3: MKRYNKNKNDNKLYVGVIAACAISILNHLLWIYFHIQSLNDPDHGGLTATKFHLLQPILHSLHLSVLTGLFSSVGTRVASLVVLEFSLRTISMLISNNHPKPNKQIFFLCQFSLGCGMTASLSYLNEGAPHSTLSLGLSTALAGLIMWYMWKLSKHISLMYELHSKERYCGICIFFLTNWYNIPKLLCNALKVVFIVADVAAIFLINKDFITTSEALRFWTPLTICYTLLVIYMQEEQRENASEQTTYQTVAVRMGGLLVLTLTVGRWMDVVHVLLSLFGEMWCLIQAGSMMEFCRELDFSRRSRRGGIREHQLRAQRRSKLSDIQSSDY; encoded by the exons atgaagagatataacaagaacaaaaatgacaacaaactatatgtag GTGTGATTGCGGCTTGCGCCATCTCCATTCTCAATCACTTGCTGTGGATCTACTTTCACATCCAAAGTCTGAA TGATCCTGACCATGGTGGCCTCACCGCTACAAAATTTCATTTGCTCCAACCAATCCTGCATTCTCTGCACCTCTCTGTCCTGACCGGCCTATTCTCCTCTGTGGGAACGAGAGTGGCTTCTCTGGTGGTCTTGGAATTCTCACTTCGAACAATTTCCATGTTGATTTCTAATAATCAT CCCAAGCCCAATAAACAGATCTTCTTCCTGTGCCAGTTCTCTCTGGGGTGTGGTATGACTGCTAGCCTCAGCTACCTGAATGAAGGAGCTCCTCACTCCACATTAAGCCTGGGACTGAGCACTGCTCTGGCTGGCCTCATTATGTGGTACATGTGGAAACTCTCCAAGCACATCAGCCTCATGTATGAATTACACAGCAAGGAACGGTACTGTGGGATATGCATCTTCTTCCTGACCAACTGGTATAACATTCCCAAGCTGCTGTGCAATGCCTTGAAAGTTGTGTTCATCGTGGCAGATGTGGCAGCCATCTTTCTCATCAACAAAGACTTCATCACTACCTCAGAGGCACTAAGGTTCTGGACACCACTGACCATCTGTTACACGTTGCTGGTGATTTACATGCAAG AAGAGCAGAGGGAGAATGCAAGTGAGCAGACGACTTACCAGACGGTAGCTGTGAGGATGGGAGGGCTACTGGTGCTGACTTTGACAGTGGGCAGGTGGATGGATGTGGTCCATGTGCTGTTATCCCTTTTTGGAGAAATGTGGTGCCTGATCCAAGCAGGATCAATGATGGAGTTCTGCAGAGAACTG
- the tmem82 gene encoding transmembrane protein 82 isoform X1, with amino-acid sequence MWGLFRRCIPTFGWIFPGSSPIDSFLQGVIAACAISILNHLLWIYFHIQSLNDPDHGGLTATKFHLLQPILHSLHLSVLTGLFSSVGTRVASLVVLEFSLRTISMLISNNHPKPNKQIFFLCQFSLGCGMTASLSYLNEGAPHSTLSLGLSTALAGLIMWYMWKLSKHISLMYELHSKERYCGICIFFLTNWYNIPKLLCNALKVVFIVADVAAIFLINKDFITTSEALRFWTPLTICYTLLVIYMQEEQRENASEQTTYQTVAVRMGGLLVLTLTVGRWMDVVHVLLSLFGEMWCLIQAGSMMEFCRELDFSRRSRRGGIREHQLRAQRRSKLSDIQSSDY; translated from the exons ATGTGGGGCCTTTTCCGACGGTGCATTCCCACTTTTGGATGGATTTTCCCGGGATCCAGTCCCATCGACAGCTTTCTTCAGG GTGTGATTGCGGCTTGCGCCATCTCCATTCTCAATCACTTGCTGTGGATCTACTTTCACATCCAAAGTCTGAA TGATCCTGACCATGGTGGCCTCACCGCTACAAAATTTCATTTGCTCCAACCAATCCTGCATTCTCTGCACCTCTCTGTCCTGACCGGCCTATTCTCCTCTGTGGGAACGAGAGTGGCTTCTCTGGTGGTCTTGGAATTCTCACTTCGAACAATTTCCATGTTGATTTCTAATAATCAT CCCAAGCCCAATAAACAGATCTTCTTCCTGTGCCAGTTCTCTCTGGGGTGTGGTATGACTGCTAGCCTCAGCTACCTGAATGAAGGAGCTCCTCACTCCACATTAAGCCTGGGACTGAGCACTGCTCTGGCTGGCCTCATTATGTGGTACATGTGGAAACTCTCCAAGCACATCAGCCTCATGTATGAATTACACAGCAAGGAACGGTACTGTGGGATATGCATCTTCTTCCTGACCAACTGGTATAACATTCCCAAGCTGCTGTGCAATGCCTTGAAAGTTGTGTTCATCGTGGCAGATGTGGCAGCCATCTTTCTCATCAACAAAGACTTCATCACTACCTCAGAGGCACTAAGGTTCTGGACACCACTGACCATCTGTTACACGTTGCTGGTGATTTACATGCAAG AAGAGCAGAGGGAGAATGCAAGTGAGCAGACGACTTACCAGACGGTAGCTGTGAGGATGGGAGGGCTACTGGTGCTGACTTTGACAGTGGGCAGGTGGATGGATGTGGTCCATGTGCTGTTATCCCTTTTTGGAGAAATGTGGTGCCTGATCCAAGCAGGATCAATGATGGAGTTCTGCAGAGAACTG